A single window of Sphaerodactylus townsendi isolate TG3544 linkage group LG03, MPM_Stown_v2.3, whole genome shotgun sequence DNA harbors:
- the LOC125428333 gene encoding uncharacterized protein LOC125428333, translated as MTPTSNFKNLVTWLNTLEISIQFTGQSSSNRINFLDTTIYFNDLQQITFAPYHKPVEKNMALHYNSYHPKHLLNNLPYSQLIRIKRNSTTREVFQTEANRTLTNYSRRGYPQRILHRAMARIENQPRTQLLEYKKTSTQNRITWPINYTPNTMNLKKIINKYWHVLTHIPGCTMPPLVAFRRTDNLRQFLIRADICKTERPLPPIIGHFKCGHCSLCNMSLNTTEIRDPQHDNRFWKMSHFSTCNAKQCVYLIICPCKLSYVGMTTRFLKQRLYEHMSALRTKKEEAPLTKHFLEKQHTERDFKFMVLFLYRGNVEDVNTVKRVLLRQEAWWIHLLNSCQTGLNKDLDFRCYL; from the coding sequence ATGACACCAACCAGTAATTTCAAAAATTTAGTCACTTGGCTAAACACATTAGAAATTTCCATTCAGTTTACAGGACAGAGTAGTTCCAATAGAATTAATTTTTTGGACACCACTATTTATTTCAATGACTTACAACAAATAACTTTTGCGCCTTATCATAAACCAGTTGAAAAGAACATGGCTCTACATTACAATTCCTATCATCCCAAACATCTTCTTAACAATTTGCCTTACAGTCAACTGATTAGAATAAAACGCAACTCCACTACTAGAGAGGTATTCCAAACTGAGGCTAATAGAACGCTAACTAATTACAGTAGAAGAGGATACCCCCAGAGAATTTTACACAGAGCAATGGCAAGGATTGAAAATCAACCTAGAACACAACTCTTGGAATATAAAAAGACATCCACTCAAAACAGAATTACATGGCCAATAAATTACACCCCTAATACTATGAACCTAAAgaaaattattaataaatattggCATGTTTTAACACATATTCCTGGCTGCACTATGCCTCCATTAGTGGCCTTCCGCCGGACAGATAATCTCAGACAATTTTTAATAAGAGCAGACATATGCAAAACAGAACGGCCTTTGCCCCCTATCATCGGACATTTCAAATGTGGCCATTGCAGCTTATGTAACATGTCATTAAATACTACAGAAATACGAGATCCACAACATGATAATAGATTCTGGAAAATGTCTCATTTTTCCACATGTAATGCCAAACAATGTGTATACCTGATCATCTGTCCTTGCAAGCTCTCATATGTGGGGATGACCACCAGATTTTTGAAACAAAGATTGTATGAGCACATGAGTGCTTTGCGTACTAAGAAAGAAGAGGCACCATTAACTAAACACTTTTTAGAAAAACAGCATACTGAGAGAGATTTCaaatttatggttttatttttatataggggcaatgttgaagatgtgaacactgTCAAACGAGTATTACTTAGACAGGAGGCTTGGTGGATCCACTTGCTAAACAGTTGCCAAACTGGTTTGAATAAGGACCTAGATTTCCGCTGTTATTTATAA